The Candidatus Methylomirabilota bacterium genomic interval TCTCCCTTTTTCAGCATACGGAGTGGAGGTGATCAGCCGGATCTCCCCAAGCGGGCCGAACGTAATCCCTTGAAATCCACCGACTCGCATAGAACGGAGCCAGCATGGGACCCCGTGGCGCTCTAGATGCAGGCGGAGCAGTTCCGCCTGCATCTCATCATACGTCACATAAATCATCCGTTCAGACATCCGTAGCCTATCGTAAACTGGTGGCCGTTCGACCTGCCTGTACCGGAGTCACGGCAGACAGGTCGAACGGCATAAAGCAGGGCGGTTTCCCGGAAGAGGAAGTGATTATTGCAGAACGAAATGAGCCCTCCGATTCCATTTCCAGGCCGACTCGTCGTGGCCTTGAGCGAAGGGCCGCTCCTTCCCATAGCTGATGACCGTGATCCTCTTGGCGCTGATCCCGGCAGCTACGAGGTAGTTCTTTATCGACGCTGCGCGTCGCTGGCCGAGCCCTTGGTTGTACTCTACGGTTCCGCGTTCATCGCAGTGGCCCTCGATGATAATCGAGGCCGTCGGATTCGCCTTCAACCATAGAACGTTCTCGGCGAGGCTCTTTTTCATGTCCGCCCGAATCGATGATCGGTCAAAGTCGAAGAAAATGTCCTGCAGAGGCGATGCCTTTTCTTCTGCTGCTCCTGCCGCCTGAGCGGTCTCCGGCTGTGGCGTCACCGGAGGCGGGACTACTTCAGCCGCCTTTTCTTCTGCTGCTGCTCCTACCGGCGGAGCAGCTTCAGCCTCTGGGGCGGCAGCCATTTTTTCCCTCAGCGCGACAAAAGCGGCCTGACACTTACCA includes:
- the pal gene encoding peptidoglycan-associated lipoprotein Pal produces the protein MNGSPKRGRVIRLALVAGSVALTIAGCATTASYRPEYESMRTALAETKAAGAEMRAPKEYAAAEACLDWFTHEATEFYPLADPDARIRGKCQAAFVALREKMAAAPEAEAAPPVGAAAEEKAAEVVPPPVTPQPETAQAAGAAEEKASPLQDIFFDFDRSSIRADMKKSLAENVLWLKANPTASIIIEGHCDERGTVEYNQGLGQRRAASIKNYLVAAGISAKRITVISYGKERPFAQGHDESAWKWNRRAHFVLQ